The following proteins are encoded in a genomic region of Natrinema sp. DC36:
- a CDS encoding DUF4177 domain-containing protein, translating to MGTETHQQWEYKTLEPPKGLTKRETVDPTDELNRLGAEGWELAETISYDRGGTKLLLFKRPVSHE from the coding sequence ATGGGTACCGAAACGCACCAGCAATGGGAATACAAGACACTCGAGCCGCCAAAGGGATTGACCAAGCGAGAGACGGTCGATCCAACTGACGAACTCAACCGCCTCGGTGCAGAGGGCTGGGAACTCGCAGAGACGATCAGCTACGACCGTGGCGGCACGAAACTACTGCTGTTCAAACGCCCAGTCTCTCATGAGTGA